Proteins encoded together in one Triticum dicoccoides isolate Atlit2015 ecotype Zavitan chromosome 7B, WEW_v2.0, whole genome shotgun sequence window:
- the LOC119335552 gene encoding transcription repressor OFP13-like, protein MVKKLGLTSLIFSSKQVDSAASASGAAPSSVASSSSMSATSWQWPSCKQPRTLSFRQQQHQEQHQTAYKTMNSAYLPDSGADSCFSNSFASLDDSLSTASEAASGLVEANERETVIRALRSGRLFFEPHATPATSSSILDEAKLKVKHIDTTTATTCCISGKVDKTAPFEGATAMTMDSSNPYRDFRASMEEMVMSHGVKDWCWMEKMLGWYLRANGKSTHGLIVGAFVDLLVALSDTASPSSPTTASTNRSSSSFSGSDEIKEEEG, encoded by the coding sequence ATGGTGAAGAAGCTTGGCCTCACGTCTCTCATCTTCAGCAGCAAGCAGGTGGACAGTGCTGCCAGTGCCAGTGGCGCTGCACCTTCCTCCGTGGCCTCGTCTTCCTCCATGTCTGCCACCTCGTGGCAATGGCCGTCCTGCAAGCAACCAAGGACCCTCTCCTTCAGGCAGCAGCAGCACCAAGAGCAGCACCAGACGGCGTACAAGACCATGAACTCCGCCTACTTGCCCGACTCTGGCGCCGACTCGTGCTTCTCCAACTCCTTCGCCTCGCTCGACGACAGCCTCTCCACGGCGTCCGAGGCCGCCTCCGGGCTCGTTGAGGCCAACGAGCGAGAGACGGTCATCCGCGCCCTGCGCTCCGGCCGCCTCTTCTTCGAGCCCCACgcaacgccggccacctcctcctccatacTCGACGAGGCCAAGCTGAAGGTGAAGCACATCgacactaccaccgctaccacctgcTGCATCAGCGGGAAGGTGGACAAGACGGCGCCGTTCGAGGGAGCGACAGCGATGACCATGGACTCGTCGAACCCGTACCGCGACTTCCGGGCGTCCATGGAGGAGATGGTAATGAGCCATGGCGTGAAGGACTGGTGCTGGATGGAGAAGATGCTGGGGTGGTACCTCAGGGCCAACGGCAAGAGCACCCACGGCCTCATCGTCGGCGCCTTCGTCGACCTGCTCGTCGCGCTCAGCGACACCGCCTCGCCGTCCTCCCCGACCACCGCCAGCACcaaccgctcctcctcctccttcagcGGCAGCGACGAGATCAAGGAGGAAGAAGGATGA
- the LOC119338304 gene encoding UDP-D-apiose/UDP-D-xylose synthase-like, translating into MGSGGRTDLDGGAVAPLTICVIGTGGFIGSHLCEKLMAETQQTVLAVDVYCDKIRHLVDPPPPHLAGRISFHRLNIKNDSRLEGLIKMADLTINLAAICMPADYNTRPLDTIYSNFIDALPVVRLGEQQASDPLLHVRGLRQDHRQLPPQGPPPPQGYLHLD; encoded by the exons ATGGGGAGCGGGGGCAGGACGGATCTGGACGGCGGCGCCGTGGCGCCGCTGACCATCTGCGTGATCGGCACCGGCGGCTTCATCGGCTCGCACCTCTGCGAGAAGCTCATGGCCGAGACCCAGCAGACGGTCCTCGCCGTCGACGTCTACTGCGACAAGATCCGCCACCTCGTCGACCCGCCCCCGCCCCACCTCGCCGGCCGCATCTCCTTCCACCGCCTCAACATCAAGAACGACTCCCGCCTCGAGGGCCTCATCAAGATGGCCGATCTG ACGATAAACCTGGCGGCGATCTGCATGCCGGCGGACTACAACACGCGCCCGCTCGACACCATCTACAGCAACTTCATCGACGCGCTCCCTGTG GTCAGACTTGGAGAACAGCAAGCGTCTGATCCACTTCTCCACGTGCGAGGTCTACGGCAAGACCATCGGCAGCTTCCTCCCCAAGGACCACCCCCTCCGCAAG GTTATTTGCATCTTGATTAG